In Aureibaculum algae, the following are encoded in one genomic region:
- a CDS encoding GH92 family glycosyl hydrolase: MKHFKIIVFIFFCIHLVACNDHETKKVKEKSLVELTQYVDPQIGSVHGRWFFYTPAARPFGLAKLAPSTNGFNSAGGWGPTGYDDRHTSIEGFGHFYEFQIGGLVFMPTVGQLKTVPGTLENPDVGYRSRFNKTTEHAEAGYYSVFLEDYAVKAELTSTERVGYQRFTYPKTEEAHVVIDLGHKQGESGDVTNTFAQIVNENQVEGFIETYPEYVKFCDPEKRVKMYFVAKFNKNPTKYGSFIDATQKEGQLKTNGINNGLYLTFSMEKNELLEIQTGLSYTSIANARLNLKTESTGKSFDEVHEESKEIWNQKLNNIVVEGGKKEDRIKFYTGLYHALLGRGLSNDVNGDFPEIDGKIGKTPLDENGKPKYNHYNTDGIWGGFWNLSQVWALAYPDYFSDYVQTGVDFYKDRGWLHDGAAAGVFTNGVQTNFQGLLLASAYNVGIRDFDLKTGYEAALKNELEYHGRNLGNGKYDLAYFVKEHYVPYKDTTISNGWVFNFGASHTLEYSFSSYAVAQMAKGMNDSSSYNKLMQQAGYYKNLFDPETKFMRPKLEDGSFIKDFDPMKPWDGFQEGNAYQYTWYVPHDPENLIKLIGKPLFNERLETMFNDAQKTMFGGNSEDINSFSGLEKLYNHGNQPCLHDAWLFNYSGKPWLTQKWARTICNEFYGTEPLRGYGVGQDEDQGQLGAWYVMTSMGLFDVQGHTSANPSFQFGSPLFDKITIKLDSTYYNGEELEIETVNQSSENIYIQSVLWNGETVLNNWMYRNKLMEGGKLTFTLGSKPNQEWGIEKLPPSMSNEN; the protein is encoded by the coding sequence ATGAAGCACTTCAAAATTATAGTATTTATTTTCTTTTGTATTCATTTAGTAGCATGTAATGACCATGAGACTAAAAAAGTTAAAGAAAAATCTCTAGTAGAATTAACGCAATATGTAGACCCTCAAATAGGATCGGTACATGGTCGGTGGTTTTTTTACACCCCAGCCGCACGTCCTTTTGGGTTGGCTAAATTAGCTCCAAGTACTAATGGATTTAATAGTGCAGGAGGATGGGGACCAACAGGCTATGACGATAGGCATACTTCTATTGAAGGATTTGGTCATTTTTATGAATTTCAAATTGGAGGATTAGTTTTTATGCCTACAGTTGGGCAATTAAAAACGGTTCCAGGTACTTTAGAAAATCCAGATGTAGGGTATCGTTCGCGTTTCAATAAAACTACCGAACATGCAGAGGCAGGTTATTACAGTGTGTTTTTAGAAGATTATGCGGTTAAGGCAGAATTAACTTCAACAGAACGGGTGGGGTATCAACGCTTTACATATCCAAAAACAGAAGAAGCCCATGTTGTAATTGATTTAGGGCACAAGCAAGGAGAAAGTGGTGATGTTACCAATACGTTTGCTCAAATAGTAAATGAGAATCAGGTTGAAGGCTTTATTGAAACGTATCCAGAGTATGTAAAATTTTGTGATCCAGAGAAAAGAGTAAAAATGTATTTTGTTGCTAAGTTCAATAAAAACCCAACAAAATATGGAAGTTTTATTGATGCAACTCAAAAAGAAGGTCAGCTAAAAACAAATGGGATTAATAACGGATTATACCTCACTTTTTCTATGGAAAAGAACGAGTTATTAGAAATTCAAACAGGATTAAGTTATACCTCTATAGCCAATGCTCGATTAAATTTAAAAACGGAATCCACAGGAAAAAGTTTTGACGAAGTCCATGAAGAGTCTAAAGAAATTTGGAATCAAAAGCTAAATAATATTGTAGTAGAAGGAGGTAAAAAGGAAGATAGAATTAAATTTTATACAGGGCTTTATCATGCTTTATTAGGTAGAGGATTATCGAATGATGTGAATGGGGATTTTCCAGAAATAGATGGAAAAATAGGAAAGACACCTTTAGACGAAAATGGGAAACCTAAATATAATCATTACAATACCGATGGAATTTGGGGAGGCTTTTGGAATTTAAGTCAAGTATGGGCATTAGCTTATCCTGATTATTTTAGTGATTACGTGCAAACAGGTGTCGATTTTTATAAAGATAGAGGATGGCTACATGATGGTGCGGCCGCAGGTGTTTTTACTAATGGGGTACAGACTAATTTTCAAGGTTTATTATTAGCATCAGCTTATAATGTTGGTATTCGTGATTTTGATCTAAAAACTGGATATGAAGCTGCATTAAAAAATGAATTGGAATATCATGGGCGTAATTTGGGTAATGGAAAATATGACCTTGCTTATTTTGTGAAAGAACATTACGTTCCCTACAAGGATACTACGATCTCAAATGGTTGGGTATTCAATTTTGGTGCTTCTCATACGTTGGAGTATAGTTTTAGCTCCTATGCCGTAGCACAGATGGCAAAAGGGATGAACGATTCTTCTAGCTATAATAAACTCATGCAACAAGCGGGGTATTATAAAAACCTCTTTGACCCAGAAACAAAATTTATGAGACCGAAATTAGAAGACGGCTCTTTTATTAAAGACTTTGATCCTATGAAGCCATGGGATGGTTTTCAGGAAGGAAATGCTTATCAATACACTTGGTATGTGCCGCATGACCCAGAGAATTTAATTAAACTAATAGGAAAACCTCTTTTCAATGAACGCTTAGAAACTATGTTCAATGATGCTCAAAAAACGATGTTTGGGGGTAATTCAGAAGATATAAATAGTTTTTCGGGATTAGAAAAATTATATAATCATGGTAACCAACCTTGTTTGCACGATGCTTGGCTGTTTAATTATTCAGGAAAACCTTGGCTGACTCAAAAATGGGCACGTACCATTTGCAATGAGTTTTATGGAACAGAGCCACTTCGCGGTTATGGTGTGGGGCAAGATGAAGATCAAGGGCAGTTGGGAGCATGGTATGTTATGACTTCTATGGGGTTATTTGATGTGCAAGGGCATACTTCTGCAAATCCATCTTTTCAATTTGGAAGTCCTTTATTCGATAAAATTACCATTAAGCTTGATTCAACTTATTACAACGGAGAAGAATTAGAAATAGAAACTGTAAATCAATCTTCAGAAAATATTTATATTCAATCAGTTTTATGGAATGGGGAAACGGTACTAAACAATTGGATGTATCGTAATAAACTTATGGAAGGTGGTAAGCTAACATTTACGTTGGGATCAAAACCAAATCAAGAATGGGGCATTGAAAAATTGCCACCGTCAATGTCTAATGAAAATTAA
- a CDS encoding GH92 family glycosyl hydrolase, whose protein sequence is MKGLKIKLLILSIIAYVNCSAQVSTIWQIGKSDNSGAEFALSNGEYNKFLEKDFGWEDRFYVVNYSNEKEDFPFVLPGAIDYWGGTSGLAGIRPHEINILFGIKEKPKKGNYELIIDVLDCNPETPPYFKIKINGKSWKIRLDKGRNAATLKGEITNTKEQKLVIPIDANLIKSGGNHIQFTTLEGSWMVFDQVRLEGPTSVMLLTPEKAFVRSVNVANYELNEKGEVIQPLLLEIQHLQGTPKIEVQLDGKVIFTEILEHGRLIYEVPMKSVAKRVKSNYSIKVDGNIIETGIVDRSPKKQNRLVDYVDTKIGTGHSRWMIAPGPWMPFGMVKISPDNQNEGWQGGYQPTFESVGVFSHIHEWTMAGLGTFPTNGPLVTHVGSQGDPDNGYRSRVDKSTEEAPLGYYSVFLSDYKIKAELTATTRASFQRYTYPNDVPNSRILVDLQIPSEYGYSIEEAYFKKINNHKIVGYSKQKSSGIWGEQYYRSQMVEDGDKKMEWDDIAQEYTVHFVMEFDQPIKNFGIWVDGAKKGKEDVVISNKTELTVINPEDVVGFVEFDTAEHQVVQTRTGISYVSIENAGLNLDQEITEPFGWSFEKVRENQEKTWNKLFKRVLITTNNELEKTRFYSNMYRALVSRNTFSDVDGSWVDAEENIKKFKDPNDVALGCDAFWNTFWNLNQFWNLVTPEWSSKWVKSQLAMYDASGWLAKGPAGMEYIPVMVAEHEIPLIVGAYQMGIRDFDAEKAFDAVYKMQTTKGEQVGNGYAGNRDLETYLKHKYVPYNKGRFSNTLEYSFDDFTVSQFAKSLGKTKEYNEFIDRAYWWKNAIDPEIGFARLKDSDGNWYKDFDPIKTGGNHQFAEGNAWQLTFFVPQDIPELAKIIGEDTFVKRLDDGFTLSSNWRYNAPNELYWDFPVIQGNQQSMHFSFLFNWVKKPWLTQKWNRDIMARFYGYGVSNAYLGDEDQGQMSAWFMMSSIGLFQTDGGTRSEPIYEIGSPLFKKIEIDLGNQYNRGKSFIIEAKNNSFNNKYIQSATLNGKELKTFWFPASELLKGGKLELQMGPVPNKKWGVEKMPLNPK, encoded by the coding sequence ATGAAAGGTTTAAAAATCAAATTATTAATTTTAAGTATAATAGCGTATGTTAACTGTTCTGCTCAAGTGTCAACAATTTGGCAAATAGGTAAGTCAGATAATAGTGGTGCTGAATTCGCTTTATCTAATGGTGAATACAATAAGTTTTTAGAAAAAGATTTTGGGTGGGAAGATCGATTTTATGTGGTTAATTATTCTAATGAGAAGGAAGATTTTCCTTTTGTGCTTCCAGGGGCAATTGATTACTGGGGAGGTACTTCAGGTTTGGCAGGAATCCGTCCACATGAAATTAATATTCTATTTGGAATTAAAGAGAAACCGAAGAAAGGTAATTACGAGTTGATTATAGACGTGTTAGATTGTAATCCAGAAACACCTCCTTATTTTAAAATTAAGATCAATGGTAAATCTTGGAAAATTAGATTAGATAAAGGTAGAAATGCAGCGACTTTAAAAGGAGAAATTACAAATACAAAAGAACAAAAATTGGTAATTCCTATTGATGCTAACTTAATCAAGAGTGGAGGTAATCATATTCAATTTACAACATTAGAAGGAAGTTGGATGGTTTTTGATCAAGTAAGATTAGAAGGCCCAACCAGTGTGATGTTATTAACACCTGAAAAAGCTTTTGTTAGAAGTGTAAATGTTGCCAATTATGAACTAAATGAAAAAGGAGAAGTAATTCAACCTTTGTTGTTAGAGATACAACATCTTCAGGGAACTCCAAAAATTGAAGTGCAGTTAGATGGTAAAGTTATTTTTACGGAAATACTTGAACATGGAAGATTAATTTATGAAGTTCCAATGAAGTCGGTTGCTAAACGAGTAAAGAGCAATTATTCTATTAAAGTAGATGGAAACATTATTGAGACAGGTATCGTTGATAGAAGTCCTAAAAAACAGAATAGACTCGTTGATTATGTAGATACTAAAATTGGGACTGGTCATTCTAGATGGATGATTGCTCCAGGTCCGTGGATGCCTTTTGGAATGGTTAAAATTAGTCCTGACAATCAAAATGAAGGATGGCAAGGAGGTTATCAACCCACTTTTGAAAGCGTAGGTGTTTTTAGTCATATTCACGAATGGACAATGGCCGGATTGGGTACATTTCCAACCAATGGACCGTTAGTGACTCATGTTGGTAGTCAAGGAGATCCGGATAATGGATATCGCTCTCGTGTTGATAAAAGTACCGAAGAAGCACCGTTGGGGTACTACTCTGTTTTTTTAAGCGATTATAAAATAAAAGCAGAATTAACCGCTACAACAAGAGCTAGTTTTCAGAGATATACCTATCCGAATGATGTTCCCAATTCTAGAATATTGGTAGATTTACAAATACCTTCAGAATACGGATATAGTATAGAAGAAGCTTATTTTAAAAAAATAAACAATCATAAAATAGTAGGATATAGTAAACAAAAATCATCAGGTATTTGGGGTGAACAATACTATCGAAGCCAAATGGTTGAAGATGGTGATAAAAAAATGGAATGGGATGATATTGCTCAAGAATATACCGTTCATTTTGTGATGGAATTTGATCAGCCCATAAAGAATTTTGGAATTTGGGTTGATGGTGCTAAAAAAGGAAAAGAGGATGTTGTTATATCAAATAAAACAGAACTAACGGTTATAAATCCGGAAGATGTTGTTGGTTTTGTAGAGTTTGATACTGCAGAGCACCAAGTGGTACAAACTAGAACCGGTATTTCCTATGTGAGTATAGAAAATGCCGGATTAAACTTAGATCAAGAAATTACAGAACCTTTCGGTTGGAGCTTTGAAAAAGTTAGAGAAAATCAAGAAAAAACTTGGAATAAGTTATTCAAAAGAGTTCTGATTACAACTAATAATGAGTTAGAAAAAACCAGATTTTATTCCAATATGTATCGTGCATTGGTTAGTAGAAATACCTTTAGTGATGTTGATGGAAGCTGGGTTGATGCGGAAGAAAATATTAAAAAATTTAAAGACCCTAATGATGTTGCTTTAGGGTGTGATGCGTTTTGGAATACCTTTTGGAATTTAAATCAATTTTGGAATTTAGTAACTCCAGAGTGGTCATCAAAATGGGTAAAATCACAATTGGCAATGTATGATGCCAGTGGGTGGTTGGCAAAAGGGCCGGCGGGTATGGAGTATATTCCTGTTATGGTTGCCGAACATGAAATTCCATTAATTGTGGGTGCTTACCAAATGGGGATTAGAGATTTTGATGCTGAAAAAGCCTTTGATGCGGTATATAAAATGCAAACGACAAAAGGGGAGCAAGTCGGCAATGGCTATGCTGGAAATAGAGATTTAGAAACTTATTTAAAACATAAATATGTGCCCTATAATAAGGGGCGTTTTTCAAATACTTTAGAGTATTCCTTTGATGATTTTACCGTTTCGCAATTCGCAAAGTCCTTGGGTAAAACGAAAGAATATAACGAGTTTATTGATAGAGCATATTGGTGGAAGAATGCTATTGATCCAGAAATTGGATTTGCACGGTTGAAAGATTCTGATGGTAATTGGTATAAAGATTTTGACCCCATTAAAACAGGTGGAAACCATCAATTTGCTGAAGGTAATGCATGGCAATTAACCTTTTTTGTGCCGCAAGATATTCCAGAGTTAGCAAAAATAATAGGAGAAGATACATTTGTAAAACGGTTGGATGATGGGTTCACCTTGAGCAGTAATTGGCGTTATAATGCACCCAATGAATTGTACTGGGATTTTCCAGTCATTCAAGGTAATCAACAATCCATGCATTTTTCCTTTTTGTTTAATTGGGTTAAAAAACCATGGCTAACTCAAAAGTGGAATCGCGATATTATGGCTCGTTTTTATGGCTATGGAGTGTCTAATGCGTATTTGGGTGATGAGGATCAAGGTCAAATGAGTGCTTGGTTTATGATGTCATCTATAGGCTTGTTTCAAACCGATGGAGGAACAAGGTCAGAGCCCATCTATGAGATTGGAAGTCCACTGTTTAAGAAAATTGAAATAGATTTAGGAAACCAATACAATAGGGGAAAGTCCTTTATTATTGAAGCTAAAAATAATTCCTTTAACAATAAATATATTCAAAGTGCCACTTTAAATGGAAAAGAACTCAAAACTTTTTGGTTTCCAGCAAGTGAATTGCTAAAAGGTGGGAAATTAGAATTACAAATGGGACCTGTTCCAAATAAAAAATGGGGAGTTGAAAAGATGCCTCTTAATCCAAAATAA
- a CDS encoding class I mannose-6-phosphate isomerase, whose translation MKRKTSQFLLPLEKPSHHKNVYDIYPSVHIKDGFIGEGYETLVDEICKEEIIILDGYVGVDWEEVSGSFVQILRNKGLSVATCNMQDYLKSEDEIEQMVDPYLGGDDPVFGYRTALKLHDYFDEAKLSTIKIEESTDITIIYGTGAGQCNLKGYLVYFDLPKNELQFRMRANEITNLGVNSAKNTKQMYKHFYFVDWVVLNKEKKRLLPKIDLIVDQQRPKHPTWMTGALLRQQLTKMSKTYFRVRPWFEPGVWGGQWIKDRFKDLNQNVPNYAWSFEMIVPENGMLFECDGKLLEVSFDMLMFHEQKNVLGKAAKRFQDEFPIRFDFLDTFDGGNLSVQCHPTPNYIKKEFGENFTQDETYYILDAEEDADVYLGFQEGIEPKAFKKALEHSSETKEILDVEKYVQRIPAKKHDLFLIPNGTIHCSGINNMILEISATPYIFTFKMYDWQRLDLEGNPRPLNINRAFDNLNFNRKGKVVQDTLISKPYVFSSGKEWKKIHLPTHSDHFYDIFRYEFDNEVTIETLNQCHVLMLVEGTSIELELADECQIFHYAETFAVSAAANSYKLVNKGGEKAKVIVSFVKDEAC comes from the coding sequence ATGAAACGAAAAACAAGTCAATTTTTACTGCCCTTAGAAAAACCAAGCCATCATAAAAATGTTTATGATATTTATCCGTCTGTACATATAAAAGATGGGTTTATTGGTGAAGGGTATGAAACATTAGTAGATGAAATTTGTAAAGAAGAGATAATTATACTTGATGGCTATGTTGGTGTGGATTGGGAGGAGGTTTCTGGCTCTTTTGTCCAAATATTGAGAAATAAAGGATTGAGTGTTGCAACGTGTAACATGCAAGATTACTTAAAATCTGAAGATGAAATAGAACAAATGGTAGACCCTTATTTAGGAGGTGACGACCCTGTTTTCGGATATAGAACAGCTTTAAAATTGCATGACTATTTTGATGAAGCAAAACTTTCAACTATTAAAATAGAAGAAAGTACGGACATTACAATTATTTACGGAACTGGAGCTGGTCAATGCAATCTGAAGGGGTATTTAGTATATTTTGATTTACCTAAGAACGAGCTCCAATTCAGAATGAGGGCAAATGAAATTACTAATTTGGGAGTGAATTCAGCAAAAAACACAAAACAGATGTATAAGCATTTCTATTTTGTAGATTGGGTAGTGTTGAATAAAGAAAAAAAGCGATTATTGCCAAAAATTGACCTTATAGTTGATCAGCAAAGGCCTAAACATCCTACTTGGATGACTGGTGCTTTATTACGACAACAACTAACGAAGATGTCTAAAACTTATTTTCGAGTAAGACCTTGGTTTGAACCTGGTGTTTGGGGTGGACAATGGATAAAAGATAGGTTTAAAGACTTAAATCAAAATGTACCTAATTACGCTTGGTCTTTTGAAATGATTGTTCCTGAAAATGGTATGTTATTCGAATGTGATGGAAAACTCTTAGAAGTTTCTTTTGATATGTTAATGTTCCATGAGCAAAAGAATGTTTTGGGAAAAGCAGCAAAAAGGTTTCAAGATGAGTTTCCAATTCGTTTTGATTTTCTTGATACATTCGATGGAGGTAACCTCTCGGTACAATGTCATCCAACACCAAATTATATTAAAAAAGAATTTGGTGAAAATTTCACACAAGATGAGACTTATTATATTCTTGATGCAGAAGAAGATGCTGATGTTTATTTAGGATTTCAAGAGGGTATTGAGCCAAAAGCCTTTAAAAAAGCACTTGAGCACAGCAGTGAAACAAAGGAAATTTTGGATGTAGAAAAGTACGTTCAAAGAATACCGGCAAAAAAGCACGATTTATTTTTAATACCAAACGGTACCATTCACTGTTCAGGAATTAATAATATGATTTTAGAAATTAGTGCTACTCCATATATATTCACTTTTAAAATGTATGATTGGCAACGATTAGATTTAGAGGGAAATCCGAGACCCTTAAATATTAATAGGGCATTTGACAATTTAAATTTTAATAGAAAAGGAAAGGTTGTTCAAGATACTTTAATTTCTAAACCATATGTGTTTTCGTCAGGAAAAGAGTGGAAGAAAATACATTTGCCAACACATTCTGATCATTTTTATGACATCTTTAGATATGAATTTGATAATGAAGTCACCATCGAAACACTTAATCAATGTCATGTATTAATGCTTGTTGAGGGTACTTCAATTGAACTAGAGTTAGCTGATGAATGTCAAATATTTCATTATGCGGAAACATTTGCAGTATCTGCTGCTGCGAATAGTTATAAGTTGGTTAATAAAGGTGGGGAAAAAGCAAAGGTAATAGTATCATTTGTAAAAGACGAAGCTTGTTAA
- a CDS encoding LacI family DNA-binding transcriptional regulator, giving the protein MYLKDIASDLNLSKTAVSLVLNNRGNENKISQKTQKRIIDYAKKHNYKPNQLARGLSRGKSETIGLIIPNISDIFYAKIASHIEKKAKLYGYTVVYSSSNENPEIESELIRSMLNRQVDGLIIASTQQNQSDIQILKDLNFPFVLIDRHYPNIETNFVIVDNFGGTKDITQHLIKNGRRKIGFITIKSNLDAIEQRLLGYQDAIKANNLEIKSENIKQLDVVDYQKEMKQAISDLVKPSVNVDAIVFSTHYLTASGLRELKLLKFKVPQQVALVSFDELGAFDLVEPPITTSKQPVLDIGNLAVEILVNDIENKNLKIENKNVLKTKLLIRKSCGI; this is encoded by the coding sequence ATGTACTTAAAAGATATTGCAAGCGACTTAAACCTCTCCAAGACTGCCGTTTCTCTTGTGCTTAATAATAGAGGTAACGAAAATAAAATAAGTCAAAAAACTCAAAAAAGAATTATTGATTATGCTAAAAAGCATAATTATAAACCGAATCAGCTTGCCCGTGGATTAAGTCGAGGGAAAAGCGAAACTATCGGGTTAATTATACCTAATATTTCGGATATTTTTTACGCTAAAATAGCAAGTCATATCGAGAAAAAAGCCAAATTGTATGGATATACGGTAGTTTACAGTAGCTCTAATGAAAATCCGGAAATTGAAAGTGAATTAATTAGATCAATGTTAAACCGTCAAGTAGATGGATTGATAATTGCCTCGACACAACAAAATCAGTCTGATATTCAGATTTTGAAAGACTTAAATTTCCCGTTTGTATTAATTGATAGACACTACCCCAATATTGAAACTAATTTTGTTATTGTTGATAACTTTGGTGGAACTAAAGATATAACTCAGCATTTAATAAAAAATGGAAGAAGAAAAATTGGATTTATTACAATTAAATCTAATTTAGATGCTATAGAGCAAAGATTATTGGGTTACCAAGATGCTATTAAAGCAAATAATTTAGAAATTAAAAGTGAGAATATTAAGCAATTAGATGTTGTTGATTATCAAAAAGAAATGAAACAAGCAATTAGTGATTTGGTAAAGCCATCAGTTAATGTAGATGCCATTGTATTTTCTACTCATTATTTAACAGCATCTGGATTGAGAGAACTAAAATTATTAAAGTTTAAAGTACCTCAGCAGGTTGCTCTTGTCAGTTTTGATGAACTAGGAGCATTCGATTTGGTTGAACCGCCAATTACAACTAGTAAGCAACCAGTGCTCGATATTGGAAATCTTGCTGTTGAAATTTTGGTAAATGACATTGAAAATAAAAATTTAAAGATTGAAAATAAAAATGTATTGAAAACCAAACTCTTAATTCGTAAATCTTGCGGAATATAA